A window of Sporichthya brevicatena contains these coding sequences:
- a CDS encoding AMP-binding protein, whose product MGRIEGGWTVGPQTNVVDVVADAAQRFGDRTWLELSGVAHSFTEVWERSLRVARGLRDLGVGPGDTVAAVLDTSLDAVAVWFGANALGAIWVPVNTAYKGEYLRHQLADSGAGVVVAEPDYAERVLAVAAELPELRVLVQRGGEIPTGSSVRVEPIAVLTEVDALSTDDAVRPAPGDLSLLIYTSGTTGPSKGCMLSHNYVCNVARGSMRNRVASDVLWSPLPLFHLNAAATTVLASAMLGNTAAIFPRFSLSNFWPEISRTGATVVTLLGMMIPLIAKMDDTPELLACKGQIRIAGGAPYTPETAQIWHERFGAQHVGSSVFGLTETTFLTWTPEGVKHPWGSAGTYNDDFDVRIFDDNDDELPVGEVGEIVARPLRPYVMFSGYWRRPEATQAVMRNMWFHTGDLGRFDENGWLWFVDRKKDYLRRGGENISSMEVEGTFRKHPAVADVAAHAVPSDLSEDELKITVVLREGQTLDPAELCRWSLDKLPYFAVPRYIEFRDDLPRNPMNKVLKYQLRDEGVTATTWDRNTSDIVLSKR is encoded by the coding sequence ATGGGACGCATCGAGGGCGGCTGGACGGTCGGGCCGCAGACCAACGTGGTGGACGTCGTCGCGGACGCCGCGCAGCGGTTCGGTGACCGCACGTGGTTGGAGCTCTCCGGCGTCGCGCACTCCTTCACCGAGGTCTGGGAGCGGTCGCTGCGCGTCGCGCGCGGGCTCCGCGACCTCGGCGTCGGCCCCGGCGACACCGTCGCCGCGGTGCTCGACACGTCCCTCGACGCCGTCGCCGTGTGGTTCGGCGCGAACGCCCTCGGGGCGATCTGGGTCCCGGTCAACACCGCCTACAAGGGCGAGTACCTCCGTCACCAGCTCGCGGACAGCGGGGCCGGCGTCGTCGTCGCGGAGCCGGACTACGCCGAGCGCGTCCTGGCCGTCGCCGCCGAGCTGCCCGAGCTGCGCGTCCTCGTCCAGCGGGGCGGGGAGATCCCGACGGGGTCGTCGGTGCGGGTCGAGCCGATCGCGGTGCTCACCGAGGTTGACGCGCTGTCCACCGACGACGCGGTGCGCCCCGCGCCCGGTGACCTGTCGCTGCTGATCTACACGTCCGGCACGACGGGGCCGTCCAAGGGCTGCATGCTCAGCCACAACTACGTCTGCAACGTCGCGCGCGGATCGATGCGCAACCGCGTCGCCAGCGACGTGCTGTGGTCCCCGCTGCCGCTGTTCCACCTCAACGCGGCGGCGACGACGGTGCTCGCCTCCGCGATGCTCGGCAACACCGCGGCGATCTTCCCACGGTTCTCGCTGTCGAACTTCTGGCCGGAGATCTCGCGCACCGGCGCGACCGTCGTGACGCTGCTCGGGATGATGATCCCGCTCATCGCGAAGATGGACGACACCCCCGAACTGCTGGCCTGCAAGGGGCAGATCCGCATCGCGGGTGGGGCGCCGTACACCCCGGAGACCGCGCAGATCTGGCACGAGCGTTTCGGCGCGCAACACGTCGGCAGCTCGGTGTTCGGTCTGACCGAGACGACGTTCCTGACCTGGACGCCCGAGGGTGTGAAGCATCCGTGGGGCTCGGCGGGGACGTACAACGACGACTTCGACGTCCGTATCTTCGACGACAACGACGACGAGCTCCCCGTCGGTGAGGTGGGGGAGATCGTCGCGCGGCCACTGCGGCCGTACGTCATGTTCTCCGGGTACTGGCGCCGGCCCGAGGCGACGCAGGCGGTCATGCGCAACATGTGGTTCCACACCGGGGACCTGGGTCGGTTCGACGAGAACGGGTGGTTGTGGTTCGTCGACCGCAAGAAGGACTACCTCCGCCGCGGCGGGGAGAACATCTCCTCGATGGAGGTCGAGGGCACGTTCCGCAAGCACCCGGCGGTCGCCGACGTCGCCGCGCACGCGGTGCCGAGTGACCTGTCCGAGGACGAGCTGAAGATCACCGTCGTCCTGAGGGAGGGTCAGACCCTCGACCCGGCCGAGCTGTGCCGCTGGTCGCTCGACAAGCTCCCGTACTTCGCGGTCCCGCGCTACATCGAGTTCCGCGACGACCTGCCGCGCAACCCCATGAACAAGGTGCTCAAGTACCAGCTCCGCGACGAGGGCGTCACCGCGACGACCTGGGACCGGAACACCTCCGACATCGTCCTGAGCAAGCGCTGA